A single window of Lysobacter oculi DNA harbors:
- a CDS encoding ribonuclease E inhibitor RraB, with translation MKLIKLLLTAIVLLLPVCGSASPRTSDHHTAQTVTLEIDRSQPFELGVIIVFDSEPKQFEALARRLLENGFDPSLDVIQSDTGHIQYILMAQKTMMFNADTFNALSSTLTKAANESGGNLSWKFAQIKK, from the coding sequence ATGAAGCTCATTAAGTTATTACTCACGGCAATAGTCCTCTTGCTCCCGGTATGCGGCTCAGCATCACCACGGACGAGCGACCATCACACCGCTCAGACCGTAACCCTGGAAATAGACAGGTCACAGCCTTTCGAGCTTGGCGTCATCATCGTATTCGATAGCGAACCCAAACAATTTGAGGCGCTAGCAAGGCGACTGTTGGAAAATGGTTTCGACCCAAGCCTAGATGTCATTCAATCTGACACTGGTCACATTCAGTACATTCTCATGGCTCAGAAAACCATGATGTTCAACGCCGATACGTTCAATGCTTTGAGCTCGACTCTGACTAAGGCGGCGAACGAAAGCGGCGGAAATCTTTCCTGGAAGTTTGCCCAGATTAAAAAGTAG
- a CDS encoding HEAT repeat domain-containing protein, with the protein MNPTDSQVEEWLSQILDRDPHAFENAYWGNRPDSKKVVPRLIELLPTVHDAYTRGKILELLGESGDPSVAAVISLDLDHPDQEVRKWAGLALSALDKGTHWQQKEWQ; encoded by the coding sequence ATGAACCCAACAGACTCGCAAGTTGAAGAGTGGCTGTCTCAGATTCTCGATAGAGACCCTCATGCCTTTGAAAATGCATACTGGGGAAACCGTCCAGATTCAAAAAAAGTAGTGCCGCGACTTATCGAGTTGCTTCCCACAGTCCACGACGCATACACTCGCGGAAAGATTCTTGAATTACTCGGCGAATCCGGTGATCCCTCTGTGGCCGCTGTGATTTCCCTCGACTTAGATCACCCTGATCAAGAAGTTCGGAAATGGGCTGGACTCGCGCTTTCTGCACTAGACAAAGGCACCCATTGGCAGCAGAAAGAGTGGCAATAA
- a CDS encoding immunity protein Imm33 domain-containing protein, which yields MASWTLRDSSETAREFKYTFFKPSEADIAQIKPGENVKLVFDFSSLDPEAPEAERMWVIVEQIRPDGTFVGSLDNTPRWIKDLQPGDTIEFDARHIINTEHDNPDNIVNRYKDRCFVTNRILCDGHPIGYLYREEPDTEQDSGWRFLAGDESDDYMNDAENLAFVSIGAVLNKDDSALDLLEEPVGSAFERNAASGRFHRVEG from the coding sequence GTGGCAAGTTGGACACTCAGGGACTCGTCTGAGACTGCTCGCGAGTTCAAATACACATTCTTCAAGCCATCTGAGGCAGACATCGCCCAGATAAAGCCAGGCGAAAACGTCAAGCTCGTGTTTGATTTCAGCTCCCTTGATCCAGAGGCTCCAGAAGCCGAGCGCATGTGGGTAATTGTTGAGCAGATCCGGCCAGATGGAACATTTGTCGGCAGCCTAGACAACACACCTCGCTGGATTAAAGACCTACAACCCGGCGACACCATTGAGTTTGACGCACGCCATATCATCAACACCGAGCATGACAACCCTGACAATATCGTCAATCGCTACAAGGATCGCTGCTTCGTTACAAACAGAATTCTGTGTGACGGCCACCCTATCGGCTATCTCTATCGCGAGGAACCTGACACAGAGCAAGACAGCGGCTGGCGGTTTCTAGCTGGAGACGAATCAGACGACTACATGAATGACGCAGAGAATCTTGCATTTGTCTCTATTGGTGCAGTTCTCAACAAAGATGATTCCGCACTTGATCTCCTAGAGGAGCCGGTAGGATCGGCCTTCGAGAGAAATGCAGCATCAGGCCGGTTTCATCGCGTTGAGGGCTAA
- a CDS encoding SDR family oxidoreductase, with product MYNFKDKTYLITGGTSGMGLSAAKQISNSGGRVIITGLDPERLHAARQELGSSSVVLENDSGSPTTGTDLARHVKKIGRLDGLWLNAAIARIGPLEEITVPTYNQIMDVNVRGPILQLAALSTLLKDNGSVVVTASSSIYEGAAATSLYAASKGALLAAARSWASALAPRGIRVNTLVPGPIATNFRNFLPDEAREGFESFVVNQVPLQRVGTPEEAAAVAMFLLSNASSYVTGSQYAVDGGLIMQ from the coding sequence GTGTACAACTTTAAAGACAAGACATATTTGATCACCGGCGGTACAAGTGGCATGGGCCTGTCTGCCGCCAAACAAATCTCCAATAGTGGCGGCCGCGTCATCATTACCGGCTTAGACCCGGAACGTCTGCACGCTGCGCGGCAAGAGCTGGGTAGTAGCTCTGTCGTGCTGGAGAATGATTCGGGCAGCCCAACAACCGGAACTGACCTTGCTCGCCATGTAAAGAAGATTGGCAGATTGGATGGCCTTTGGCTCAATGCAGCGATTGCGAGAATCGGGCCGCTTGAGGAGATCACTGTCCCCACGTACAACCAGATCATGGATGTAAATGTACGTGGCCCCATCCTGCAACTTGCTGCTTTGTCCACACTGCTCAAGGACAATGGCTCTGTTGTCGTCACTGCATCCAGTTCAATCTATGAGGGAGCGGCTGCAACGAGTCTGTACGCTGCATCAAAAGGAGCGCTGCTGGCTGCTGCCCGTTCCTGGGCAAGCGCCCTTGCTCCTCGCGGGATTCGAGTAAATACGCTTGTGCCTGGGCCAATCGCAACAAACTTTAGAAATTTTCTCCCGGATGAGGCACGCGAAGGCTTCGAGAGCTTTGTAGTCAATCAGGTTCCCTTGCAACGAGTTGGCACACCGGAGGAGGCAGCAGCAGTGGCAATGTTCCTTCTGTCCAATGCCTCATCCTATGTAACGGGCAGTCAGTATGCAGTCGATGGTGGTTTAATCATGCAGTAA
- a CDS encoding ester cyclase, whose product MSSQNLVTIANDWISLWCTPVNWELFDRLHSDVFQDCASAGRESTKSGFAAGLAELTQAFPDLMTMVDDLIVDLSANKVAVRWTAHGTNALRYMNVGPTHKPTVIRGIEIIEIDSGQIIRRWGEWDISDHAET is encoded by the coding sequence ATGAGCTCACAGAATCTGGTAACGATCGCAAACGATTGGATCAGTCTTTGGTGCACACCTGTTAACTGGGAATTATTTGATCGACTTCATTCCGACGTCTTCCAGGACTGTGCTTCGGCAGGACGGGAATCAACAAAATCTGGATTCGCAGCCGGTCTTGCCGAGCTTACGCAGGCCTTCCCTGACCTAATGACGATGGTCGACGATTTGATCGTGGATTTGTCCGCTAACAAGGTCGCAGTGCGCTGGACTGCACACGGCACCAATGCACTGCGCTACATGAATGTTGGACCAACGCATAAGCCCACCGTCATTCGTGGAATTGAAATAATTGAGATCGATTCTGGTCAGATCATCCGCCGGTGGGGCGAGTGGGACATATCAGATCACGCAGAGACCTAA
- a CDS encoding type B-3 chloramphenicol O-acetyltransferase CatB3 → MTNYFDSPFKGKLLSEQVKNPNIKVGRYSYYSGYYHGHSFDDCARYLFPDRDDVDKLIIGSFCSIGSGASFIMAGNQGHRYDWASSFPFFYMQEEPAFSSALDAFQKAGNTVIGNDVWIGSEAMVMPGIKIGHGAVIGSRSLVTKDVEPYAIVGGNPAKKIKKRFTDEEISLLLEMEWWNWSLEKIKAAMPMLCSSNIVGLHKYWLEFAV, encoded by the coding sequence ATGACCAACTACTTTGATAGCCCCTTCAAAGGCAAGCTGCTTTCTGAGCAAGTGAAGAACCCCAATATCAAAGTTGGGCGGTACAGCTATTACTCTGGCTACTATCATGGGCACTCATTCGATGACTGCGCACGGTATCTGTTTCCGGACCGTGATGACGTTGATAAGTTGATCATCGGTAGTTTCTGCTCTATCGGGAGTGGGGCTTCCTTTATCATGGCTGGCAATCAGGGGCATCGGTACGACTGGGCATCATCTTTCCCGTTCTTTTATATGCAGGAAGAACCTGCATTCTCAAGCGCACTCGATGCCTTCCAAAAAGCAGGTAATACTGTCATTGGCAATGACGTTTGGATCGGCTCTGAGGCAATGGTCATGCCCGGAATCAAGATCGGGCACGGTGCGGTGATAGGCAGCCGCTCGTTGGTGACAAAAGATGTGGAGCCTTACGCTATCGTTGGCGGCAATCCCGCTAAGAAGATTAAGAAACGCTTCACCGATGAGGAAATTTCATTGCTTCTGGAGATGGAGTGGTGGAATTGGTCACTGGAGAAGATCAAAGCGGCAATGCCCATGCTGTGCTCGTCTAATATTGTTGGCCTGCACAAGTATTGGCTCGAGTTTGCCGTCTAA
- the qac gene encoding quaternary ammonium compound efflux SMR transporter QacL, whose product MKNWLFLAIAIFGEVVATSALKSSHGFTKLVPSVVVVAGYGLAFYFLSLAIKSIPVGIAYAVWAGLGIVLVAAIAWIFHGQKLDLWAFVGMGLIVSGVAVLNLLSKVSAH is encoded by the coding sequence GTGAAGAACTGGCTCTTTCTGGCTATTGCAATATTTGGTGAGGTCGTCGCAACTTCCGCACTGAAGTCCAGCCATGGATTCACCAAGTTAGTTCCTTCTGTTGTAGTTGTGGCTGGCTACGGGCTTGCGTTCTATTTCCTCTCTCTCGCAATCAAGTCCATCCCGGTCGGCATTGCTTATGCTGTTTGGGCTGGCCTCGGCATCGTACTTGTGGCAGCTATCGCTTGGATCTTCCATGGCCAGAAACTAGACTTGTGGGCGTTCGTTGGCATGGGACTTATCGTTAGTGGCGTCGCCGTTCTAAATCTGCTATCCAAGGTCAGCGCACATTGA
- a CDS encoding helix-turn-helix domain-containing protein: MGVYKNTYSRWERGEREPSASDLIHLCREGWNINWLLTGKGPERIDAEKQGSSGAKLDPEMMQKAVESAIGVFQRFNKLPSANQLARASVLLYLLFTDNEPETAQPVDQLLARIMGEPVNADMPEPSNFPGFKGF, encoded by the coding sequence ATGGGTGTCTACAAGAACACCTACTCCCGCTGGGAGCGCGGTGAGCGAGAGCCTTCAGCGAGCGATCTGATCCACTTATGCCGTGAAGGCTGGAACATCAATTGGCTGCTCACTGGCAAAGGCCCGGAGCGCATCGATGCTGAAAAACAAGGCAGTTCCGGTGCAAAGCTGGACCCGGAGATGATGCAGAAGGCGGTGGAATCGGCCATAGGCGTCTTCCAGCGGTTCAACAAGCTGCCCTCGGCCAACCAGCTCGCCAGGGCCAGCGTGCTGCTCTACCTGCTGTTCACCGACAACGAGCCGGAGACCGCCCAGCCGGTGGACCAGCTGCTAGCCAGGATCATGGGTGAGCCGGTGAACGCTGACATGCCTGAACCGTCCAATTTCCCCGGTTTTAAAGGCTTCTAG
- a CDS encoding helix-turn-helix domain-containing protein: MATAPSTKKPVNKDWHWKDLLAALAKRGWSLRQIGLAEGYPDGSALGETARRAYPKAEAILAAYAGIDHPMVIWPSRYDAHGNPNRRRGPAPRKGTPPRKATTHVLAGNPQKAAAA, encoded by the coding sequence ATGGCAACTGCCCCCAGCACGAAAAAACCAGTCAACAAGGACTGGCACTGGAAAGACCTCTTGGCGGCGCTGGCCAAGCGGGGTTGGAGCCTGCGTCAGATCGGCCTGGCCGAGGGCTACCCGGATGGGTCAGCGCTGGGCGAAACCGCCCGCCGCGCGTACCCGAAGGCCGAAGCCATTCTGGCCGCCTACGCCGGGATCGATCACCCGATGGTGATCTGGCCGAGCCGCTATGACGCACATGGCAATCCGAACCGTCGCCGCGGGCCTGCGCCGAGGAAGGGAACGCCACCCCGCAAGGCTACCACCCACGTGCTGGCGGGCAATCCGCAAAAGGCGGCAGCCGCATGA
- a CDS encoding Mu transposase C-terminal domain-containing protein, whose protein sequence is MADGSRSEYLEARALGDALKISPRGVRMRAEKEGWPTETRTGVGGKTKVYPLATLPEDVRAALARHRALQAASNAPKTPAEAAGRVTARGLKIAETVDAASAQRERERGQAAAAALTGKARERMEAKTELLARLTAFAAARGVGKCAAMDEFCDAYNSGAMEVPHYVRHHTGADLHPQTLRRWARAIKQAGTAALAGAYGNRRGSGFIESRPELLDFIKGVIAEKPTISAKLLHDAIDARMPQHLPKKRTLERFLLRWKAENPALFMAISNPDAWKNRHMPAFGSYSDGIVRVNQLWMADSTPADVMLKDGRHSLIGVIDVATRRFKLHVSKTSSADAVCQLTRRTIIAWGVAEAIKMDNGRDYASERVGALLTGLGIEARFSTPFSPWEKPHIERAFRTFSHGLLTLLPGYIGHDVAEAQAIRAREAFSDRLFKKNEVVDMNLTAAELQAFADRWCEQVYMHEPHSGEGMDGLTPALKLAQQRDVVRMVQDVRALDVLMGAGQVVKVQKKGVRLDKLTYIAEDLGALVGEQVLVRRDEGDIGRIVVYHRDAFLCIAECPEVTGVSMKEIAIEGRRQATAEMQRLKREMKALGKKAKTAELAEDILRRKAEQNASLTPFPAPNVAYMTPAIEAASEAADALARYDSGAPTQEEELAKLADVIELVRDEQRADDSAEQRFATALATLLKPEAERNDLERMRLKTYQSSAEFTSRWELLTEFGAEMFGLSADFNALLPTDAPFNKQGAF, encoded by the coding sequence ATGGCCGACGGTAGCCGCTCCGAATACCTGGAGGCACGCGCCCTCGGCGACGCGCTGAAGATCTCGCCCCGCGGCGTGCGGATGCGCGCCGAGAAGGAAGGCTGGCCGACCGAAACCCGTACCGGCGTGGGCGGTAAGACGAAGGTCTATCCGCTGGCCACGCTGCCGGAAGACGTGCGCGCCGCGCTGGCACGCCACCGCGCGTTGCAGGCCGCTTCGAACGCCCCGAAAACGCCCGCCGAAGCCGCCGGGCGGGTGACCGCGCGGGGCCTCAAGATCGCCGAGACCGTGGACGCCGCCAGCGCGCAGCGCGAACGCGAGCGCGGCCAGGCCGCCGCCGCGGCGCTGACGGGCAAGGCCCGCGAGCGGATGGAGGCGAAGACCGAGCTGCTGGCGCGGCTGACGGCGTTCGCCGCCGCGCGCGGCGTCGGCAAGTGCGCCGCGATGGACGAGTTCTGCGACGCCTACAACAGCGGGGCAATGGAGGTGCCGCACTACGTGCGCCACCACACCGGTGCCGACCTGCACCCGCAGACGCTGCGCCGCTGGGCGCGGGCAATCAAACAGGCAGGCACGGCCGCGCTGGCCGGCGCCTACGGCAACCGGCGCGGCTCGGGCTTCATCGAGTCCCGGCCGGAGCTGCTGGATTTCATCAAGGGCGTCATCGCCGAGAAGCCGACGATCAGCGCCAAGTTGCTGCATGACGCGATCGACGCGCGGATGCCGCAGCACCTGCCGAAGAAGCGGACGCTCGAGCGTTTCCTGCTGCGCTGGAAGGCCGAGAACCCGGCGCTGTTCATGGCGATCAGCAACCCCGACGCGTGGAAGAACCGGCACATGCCGGCCTTCGGCAGCTACTCGGACGGCATCGTCCGGGTGAACCAGCTGTGGATGGCGGACTCCACGCCGGCCGACGTGATGCTCAAGGACGGGCGCCATTCGCTGATCGGCGTGATCGACGTGGCCACGCGCCGCTTCAAGTTGCACGTCAGCAAGACCAGCAGCGCGGACGCGGTGTGCCAGCTCACGCGGCGCACGATCATTGCCTGGGGCGTGGCCGAGGCCATCAAGATGGACAACGGCCGCGACTACGCCAGCGAGCGCGTGGGCGCGCTGCTGACCGGGCTTGGCATCGAAGCGCGCTTCTCCACGCCGTTCTCGCCCTGGGAAAAGCCGCACATCGAGCGCGCCTTCCGCACCTTCAGCCACGGCCTGTTGACGCTGCTGCCGGGCTACATCGGCCACGACGTGGCCGAAGCGCAGGCGATCCGCGCACGGGAAGCCTTCAGCGATCGCCTCTTCAAGAAGAACGAAGTGGTCGACATGAACCTGACGGCTGCCGAGCTGCAGGCGTTCGCCGACCGCTGGTGCGAGCAGGTCTACATGCACGAGCCGCACAGCGGCGAGGGGATGGATGGCCTGACGCCGGCGCTGAAGCTGGCGCAGCAGCGCGACGTGGTCCGCATGGTGCAGGACGTGCGTGCGCTGGACGTGCTGATGGGCGCCGGCCAGGTGGTGAAGGTGCAGAAGAAGGGCGTGCGCCTGGACAAGCTGACCTACATCGCCGAGGACCTGGGCGCGCTGGTCGGCGAGCAGGTGCTGGTGCGCCGCGACGAAGGCGACATCGGCCGCATCGTGGTCTACCACCGCGACGCCTTCCTCTGCATCGCTGAATGCCCCGAGGTCACGGGCGTCTCCATGAAGGAGATCGCGATCGAGGGCCGCCGCCAGGCGACCGCCGAGATGCAGCGCCTGAAGCGCGAGATGAAGGCCCTGGGCAAGAAGGCGAAGACCGCCGAGCTGGCCGAGGACATCCTGCGTCGCAAGGCCGAGCAGAACGCCAGCCTCACGCCGTTCCCGGCGCCGAATGTGGCCTACATGACGCCGGCGATCGAGGCGGCGAGCGAGGCCGCAGACGCCCTGGCGCGCTACGACAGCGGCGCGCCCACGCAGGAAGAGGAGCTGGCGAAGCTGGCCGACGTGATCGAGCTGGTGCGCGACGAGCAGCGCGCCGACGACAGTGCTGAGCAGCGCTTCGCCACCGCGCTGGCCACGTTGCTCAAGCCCGAGGCCGAGCGAAACGACCTGGAGCGCATGCGCCTCAAGACCTACCAGTCCAGCGCGGAGTTCACCAGCCGCTGGGAATTGCTCACCGAGTTCGGGGCGGAGATGTTCGGTCTCTCCGCCGATTTCAACGCGTTGCTTCCCACCGACGCGCCTTTCAACAAGCAAGGGGCTTTCTGA
- a CDS encoding AAA family ATPase codes for MQNKVVPISNVQRLAEACETLLNRAPGTPGMALCDGPAGLGKTVAIGWLATRKHAVFVRALSTTTATSLMDAIAFELNIEPGRTLAGKVQAIVAELVRTQRPLFIDEADYIIGRDGHENRLQGAIRDLHDLSDVPVVLVGMAGIHKKIHRFPQLAGRIAHRVEFRPCTAQDAAMLAKQLIDIEVAPDLLEDLRRRASGSVRLVTNGLAKVEQFGRKHGKARMELADWPRGEAFFLGDDARAKAVA; via the coding sequence ATGCAGAACAAGGTTGTTCCCATCTCCAACGTGCAGCGCCTGGCGGAAGCCTGCGAGACGCTGCTCAACCGCGCACCCGGCACGCCCGGCATGGCGCTCTGCGACGGACCGGCCGGCCTGGGCAAGACGGTCGCCATCGGCTGGCTGGCCACGCGCAAGCACGCGGTGTTCGTCCGCGCGCTCTCGACCACGACGGCCACCAGCCTGATGGATGCGATCGCCTTCGAGCTCAACATCGAGCCGGGCCGCACGCTGGCGGGCAAGGTGCAGGCGATCGTGGCCGAGCTGGTGCGCACGCAGCGCCCGCTTTTCATCGACGAGGCCGACTACATCATCGGCCGGGACGGCCACGAGAACCGCCTCCAAGGCGCGATCCGCGACCTGCACGACCTGTCCGACGTGCCGGTGGTGCTGGTGGGCATGGCGGGCATCCACAAGAAGATCCACCGCTTCCCGCAGCTGGCCGGCCGCATCGCTCACCGCGTCGAGTTCCGGCCCTGCACCGCGCAGGACGCCGCGATGCTGGCCAAGCAGCTGATCGACATCGAGGTCGCCCCCGATCTGCTCGAGGACCTGCGCCGCCGCGCCAGCGGCAGCGTGCGCTTGGTCACCAACGGGCTGGCCAAGGTCGAGCAGTTCGGCCGCAAGCACGGCAAGGCTCGCATGGAGCTGGCCGACTGGCCGCGCGGCGAGGCGTTCTTCCTGGGCGACGACGCACGCGCGAAGGCGGTGGCCTGA
- a CDS encoding XRE family transcriptional regulator has translation MHSAHDDDAWLEVLRTHRQTHGGKKTAEVIGYSATVVSQVLSGTYKGDMKAVQQKVEGALMGATVDCPVIGELPRNRCLEYQRLPFAASNPLRVRFTSACPKCPNRRGAE, from the coding sequence ATGCACAGCGCGCATGACGATGACGCGTGGCTGGAGGTGCTGCGCACGCACCGCCAGACGCACGGCGGCAAGAAGACGGCTGAGGTGATCGGTTACAGCGCCACGGTGGTCAGCCAGGTGCTGTCCGGGACCTACAAGGGCGACATGAAGGCCGTTCAACAGAAGGTCGAAGGGGCCTTGATGGGCGCGACCGTGGACTGCCCGGTGATCGGCGAGCTGCCGCGCAACCGCTGCCTGGAATACCAGCGCCTGCCGTTCGCCGCCAGCAATCCACTGCGCGTGCGCTTCACCAGCGCGTGCCCGAAGTGCCCGAACCGGCGGGGTGCGGAATGA
- a CDS encoding host-nuclease inhibitor Gam family protein, producing the protein MSKKTRLKAEAVAVTFSNPFEANAAIERIGHAQRERERIETAMNAELAEIRARFEDQAAPHAEVIKVLRQAVQVYCEGNRADLTKGGKKTYAFAAGEVSWRTRPPKVNVRGEGIVIATLKKLGLDRWIRTKEELDKNAILADPEAAALVEGVQGLSISQGEDFVIKPFETKIEEVQ; encoded by the coding sequence ATGAGCAAGAAAACCCGACTGAAGGCGGAGGCCGTCGCCGTCACCTTCTCCAACCCCTTCGAGGCCAATGCGGCCATCGAGCGCATCGGCCACGCCCAGCGTGAGCGCGAGCGCATCGAGACGGCCATGAACGCGGAGCTGGCCGAGATCCGCGCCCGCTTCGAGGACCAGGCCGCGCCGCACGCCGAGGTGATCAAGGTGCTGCGCCAGGCCGTGCAGGTCTACTGCGAAGGCAACCGCGCCGACCTGACCAAGGGCGGCAAGAAGACCTATGCCTTCGCGGCGGGCGAGGTGTCCTGGCGCACCCGGCCGCCGAAGGTCAACGTGCGCGGCGAGGGCATCGTCATCGCCACGCTCAAGAAGCTGGGGCTGGACCGCTGGATCCGCACCAAGGAAGAGCTGGACAAGAACGCCATCCTGGCCGACCCCGAGGCCGCCGCGCTGGTCGAGGGCGTGCAGGGCCTGTCGATCAGCCAAGGCGAGGACTTCGTGATCAAGCCCTTCGAGACCAAGATCGAGGAGGTGCAGTGA
- a CDS encoding regulatory protein GemA — translation MAAQADPRRQRLARIHMGKKALGLAEREYRAFLLRHSADAHGVGGFDSAANMSPQQHQQVLAAMAAQGFRVERVAANKRRRWPGEPKDCDSRPLLGKVRALLADGSKPWSYAHAMAERMAGVKRVEWCNDEQLHKLVAALAVDARRKVR, via the coding sequence ATGGCCGCGCAAGCCGATCCGCGCCGGCAGCGCCTGGCCCGCATCCACATGGGCAAGAAGGCGCTGGGCCTGGCCGAGCGCGAGTACCGCGCGTTCCTGCTGCGCCACAGCGCGGACGCGCATGGCGTGGGTGGTTTCGACAGCGCGGCCAACATGAGCCCGCAGCAGCACCAGCAGGTGCTGGCGGCGATGGCGGCGCAGGGTTTCCGGGTGGAGCGGGTGGCCGCGAACAAGCGGCGCCGCTGGCCAGGCGAGCCCAAGGACTGCGACAGCCGGCCGCTGCTGGGCAAGGTGCGGGCGTTGCTGGCCGACGGCAGCAAGCCGTGGAGCTACGCGCACGCGATGGCCGAGCGCATGGCCGGCGTGAAGCGCGTGGAGTGGTGCAACGACGAGCAGCTGCACAAGTTGGTGGCGGCGCTGGCGGTGGATGCCAGGAGGAAGGTGCGTTGA
- a CDS encoding Mor transcription activator family protein — MAEEQLGMLPDDPGDGDSGRYADVPRHKWPKNLIEMIEVAEARFKRNGMDDAAAFRWAREVTVALARHFGGRPFYLPTGDALDSVLKHEEIYRRANRDNIEALAAEYGLTVSQIYRIVRQQQKLHIKRTQRELPFKGE, encoded by the coding sequence ATGGCTGAAGAGCAGCTCGGCATGCTTCCGGATGACCCGGGCGACGGCGATAGCGGTCGCTACGCGGACGTGCCGCGCCACAAATGGCCCAAGAACCTGATCGAGATGATCGAGGTGGCCGAGGCCCGCTTCAAGCGCAACGGTATGGACGACGCGGCCGCGTTCCGTTGGGCGCGCGAGGTGACGGTAGCGCTGGCGCGGCACTTCGGTGGCCGGCCGTTCTACCTGCCCACAGGTGACGCGCTGGACAGCGTGCTCAAGCACGAGGAAATCTACCGCCGCGCCAACCGCGATAACATCGAGGCGCTCGCTGCGGAGTACGGGCTGACGGTCAGCCAGATCTACCGGATCGTCCGCCAGCAGCAGAAGCTGCACATCAAACGTACGCAGCGCGAGCTGCCTTTTAAGGGGGAGTGA
- a CDS encoding putative holin codes for MKFEKAKNALQHLDAFFDRVGYVWALLLVSLLLLAVIAPLNPQLLASYVWAASKIAMAAAGGYVFDWVAFRHNDPDNLDGIEMSMARNRRATLIGCALIAVGLIG; via the coding sequence ATGAAGTTCGAAAAAGCCAAGAATGCGCTGCAGCACCTGGACGCGTTCTTCGACCGCGTCGGTTACGTCTGGGCGCTGCTGCTGGTCAGCCTGTTGTTGCTGGCTGTGATCGCCCCGCTCAATCCGCAGCTGCTGGCCAGCTACGTGTGGGCGGCGAGCAAGATCGCGATGGCGGCCGCCGGCGGCTACGTCTTCGACTGGGTTGCCTTCCGCCACAACGACCCGGACAACCTGGACGGGATCGAGATGTCGATGGCGCGCAACCGGCGCGCGACGTTGATCGGCTGCGCGTTGATCGCGGTCGGCCTGATCGGCTGA
- a CDS encoding transglycosylase SLT domain-containing protein, with protein sequence MAGVDFDCYIRRRAALGLLGSTVRYALAALLMAFAVASCLPTPAAAAPQKAASVRIPPASALYRHRVEQAVARAWGVRGSPSLLAAQLHQESTWRADARSHAGALGIAQFIPSTAAWAGEFWRAELGDFDPFNPQQAIMAAALYDKHLYDDARRIGQGQFTFCSRWAFALRAYNGGPGMLRRERMLAWNNGSNANDWLAVEPYRARAKWAHKENIGYPRRILLVLEPAYIAAGWPGGPTCP encoded by the coding sequence ATGGCCGGCGTCGATTTCGACTGCTACATCCGCCGACGCGCCGCGCTGGGGCTGCTGGGCAGCACAGTGCGCTATGCGCTGGCCGCGCTGCTGATGGCGTTCGCGGTGGCCAGCTGCCTGCCGACACCGGCTGCGGCCGCGCCGCAGAAGGCGGCCAGTGTTCGCATCCCGCCCGCCTCGGCGTTGTACCGCCACCGGGTTGAACAGGCGGTGGCGCGGGCTTGGGGTGTGCGTGGCTCGCCGTCGCTGCTGGCGGCCCAGCTGCACCAGGAGTCCACTTGGCGCGCTGATGCGCGATCGCATGCGGGGGCGCTTGGCATCGCCCAGTTCATTCCTTCGACAGCCGCATGGGCCGGGGAATTCTGGCGCGCGGAGCTAGGCGATTTCGATCCGTTCAATCCGCAGCAGGCCATCATGGCCGCCGCGCTTTACGACAAGCACCTGTACGACGACGCCCGCCGCATCGGCCAGGGCCAGTTCACGTTCTGCAGCCGCTGGGCGTTCGCGCTCCGGGCGTACAACGGCGGCCCGGGCATGCTGCGCCGTGAGCGCATGCTGGCCTGGAACAACGGCAGCAACGCCAACGACTGGCTCGCCGTAGAGCCCTATCGCGCCCGCGCGAAGTGGGCGCACAAGGAAAACATCGGCTACCCGCGACGAATCCTGCTGGTGTTGGAACCGGCCTACATCGCGGCCGGCTGGCCGGGAGGCCCGACATGTCCGTGA
- a CDS encoding TraR/DksA family transcriptional regulator — MSDDADKVTADDERAWDLFDRQRKAARDAEMRTVLKRVALHCLDCGAEIPAARLMAVPTATRCVQCGTAKERTWSI, encoded by the coding sequence ATGAGCGATGACGCCGACAAAGTCACCGCGGACGACGAGCGCGCCTGGGATCTGTTCGACCGGCAGCGCAAGGCGGCGCGTGACGCAGAGATGCGCACGGTGCTGAAGCGCGTGGCGCTGCATTGCCTGGACTGCGGGGCGGAGATCCCCGCAGCGCGTCTGATGGCGGTCCCCACAGCTACCCGCTGCGTGCAGTGCGGAACCGCGAAGGAACGCACATGGAGCATCTAG